From Mastacembelus armatus chromosome 13, fMasArm1.2, whole genome shotgun sequence, one genomic window encodes:
- the gdpd5b gene encoding glycerophosphodiester phosphodiesterase domain-containing protein 5, with protein sequence MVKHQPLQVYERQLCLSCITGIYGCRWKRYQRSHDDTTKWELLWSFILLFTFFLLLVWFYFWWEAHNDYNEFNWFLYNRSGEWSDGTVPILATTAAGFTYIAFLIVLAFCHIALGQQLNLHWLHKIGVTAALLTTIVGVISVNQTWGQEWDVIPISLQATGPFLHIGALAAITALSWIVAGQVARTEKMVFQIVVVLLYVGVLLALYVVPLYITSPCIMDPSTLKPRPDVIGHQGAPMLAPENTLWSFQRALQMNVTGLETDVAISLDGVPFLMHDRTLRRTTDVEKVFPDRQLDETSHFNWTDLQQLNAGQWFLKYDPFWTVHSLSPHEKDLIANQSVCSLEQLLKLASYHNTTVVFRLRRPPPEHPRYNSWINDTLHAVQQSGVPQSLVMWTPDEHRAQVRQLAPGLIQTSVEKRSPQSLLEYGISRLLLRYNRASTQEIRNFSGSNINLTLYTVNEPWLYSVLWCSGVSSVSSEAPHILKKVPYPIWLMRPDEYCLMWVSADLISFAVVIGIFIFQKYRASGMRSYNPEQIMLSAAVSRSNRDINVMKEKLIFSEVRNGVGSAEELCEDNDYDYYTNRGISQ encoded by the exons TGGGAGCTGCTGTGgtccttcatcctcctctttactttcttcctgctgctggtATGGTTCTACTTCTGGTGGGAGGCACATAATGACTACAATGAGTTCAACTG GTTCCTCTACAACCGCTCTGGGGAGTGGAGTGATGGCACTGTTCCCATCCTGGCCAccactgctgctggtttcacCTATATTGCATTTTTAATA GTTTTAGCATTTTGCCACATAGCACTTGGGCAACAGCTGAATTTGCACTGGCTCCATAAG ATAGGGGTGACCGCTGCTCTACTCACCACTATCGTTGGAGTGATATCTGTCAATCAAACATGGGGACAAGAGTGGGATGTCATCCCCATCTCCCTGCAG GCCACAGGTCCATTCCTGCACATTGGGGCACTTGCTGCAATCACTGCACTGTCCTGGATCGTAGCTGGACAGGTTGCCCGCACAGAAAAAATGG TGTTCCAGATAGTGGTCGTGCTGCTGTATGTCGGTGTGTTACTGGCACTGTACGTGGTACCCCTCTACATCACCTCCCCCTGCATCATGGACCCCTCCACCCTCAAACCACGCCCCGATGTTATCGGCCACCAAGGGGCCCCCATG cttgctccagaaaacacactgtggtCCTTCCAGAGAGCTCTTCAGATGAACGTCACAGGGTTGGAGACTGATGTGGCTATCAG TTTGGATGGAGTGCCTTTCCTGATGCACGATCGCACCCTGCGGAGAACCACGGACGTGGAGAAGGTTTTCCCAGACAGGCAGCTGGATGAAACCTCCCACTTCAACTGGACAGATCTGCAGCAGCTCAACGCAGGGCAGTGGTTCCTTAAG TATGACCCCTTCTGGACGGTGCACAGCCTGTCCCCACATGAGAAGGATCTGATCGCCAACCAGAGTGTATGCAGCCTGGAGCAGCTTCTAAAGCTGGCCTCCTATCATAACACCACTGTGGTTTTCAGGCTCAGGAGACCTCCACCAGAGCACCCTCGCTACAACAGCTGGATCAATGATACACTGCATGCTGTGCAGCAATCTGGGGTTCCTCAGAGCCTG GTGATGTGGACCCCTGATGAGCACAGAGCTCAGGTGAGACAGCTGGCACCTGGTCTGATCCAGACCTCAGTGGAGAAACGGAGTCCTCAAAGTCTCCTTGAGTACGGCATCAGCAGGCTGCTGCTCAGATACAACCGCGCCAGCACACAGGAAATCAG GAACTTTTCTGGGAGCAACATAAACCTCACCCTCTACACTGTCAACGAGCCCTGGCTGtactcagtgctgtggtgcagtGGGGTGTCTTCAGTCTCCTCTGAGGCCCCACATATTCTGAAAAAGGTGCCTTACCCCATCTGGCTCATG aggCCAGATGAATACTGCCTGATGTGGGTGTCTGCAGACCTCATCTCTTTTGCTGTAGTCATAGGAATATTCATTTTCCAGAA GTATCGTGCGAGTGGTATGCGCAGCTACAACCCTGAACAGATCATGCTTAGTGCCGCAGTCAGCAGGTCCAATCGAGATATCAACGTCATGAAGGAGAAACTTATCTTTTCTG AGGTGAGGAATGGGGTTGGCAGTGCTGAGGAGCTGTGTGAGGACAATGACTACGACTACTACACCAATCGGGGCATCAGTCAGTGA
- the hspa13 gene encoding heat shock 70 kDa protein 13: MSGEISMIGSVILALFLAGYLGQQYLPPPKPKVIGLDLGTTFCSVGVFHPGSGEVEVIADEEGRKSIPSAVSFTNTAVLAGHEAVDLADNNPQNTVYDAKRFIGKIFEPEVLEQESARYPFKVINKNGNAEFLISTNHTFAVSPEFIGSRLLLKMRKMAERHLGVLIQKAVISVPAEFDERQRNYTVKAANLAGLEILRVINEPTAAAMAYGLHKVDVFNVLVVDLGGGTLDVSLLNKQGGMFFTRAMAGNNKLGGQDFSQRLLQYTTERVRQEFGIPLTLKEDIHRLRQAVEAAKLNLTLQPSVTIRVPLHLHNHGSSETPEGATLAPVLFQAVITRELFEELNDDLFQKILAPVKTVLAEGHLEKEDVDEIVLVGGSTRIPRIRRLISEYFGKEPNTSVDPDLAVVTGVAIQAGIMGGSWPLQVSAIEIPNKHLHKTNFS, encoded by the exons ATGTCCGGAGAAATTTCTATGATTG GTTCTGTTATCCTGGCCCTTTTTCTGGCCGGTTATTTGGGACAGCAGTACCTACCTCCACCCAAACCCAAGGTGATCGGTCTGGACCTTGGTACCACCTTCTGTTCCGTGGGCGTCTTCCACCCGGGCAGCGGGGAGGTGGAGGTGATAGCGGATGAAGAGGGAAGGAAGAGCATCCCCAGCGCCGTCTCTTTCACCAACACCGCGGTGCTGGCCGGACATGAAGCCGTGGACCTGGCTGACAACAACCCTCAAAACACCGTCTATGACGCCAAAAGGTTCATCGGGAAGATATTTGAGCCGGAGGTCCTGGAGCAGGAGAGTGCTCGGTACCCGTTTAAG GTGATTaacaaaaatggaaatgcaGAGTTTCTGATCTCCACCAACCATACCTTCGCCGTGAGCCCGGAGTTCATCGGCTCCAGGCTGCTGCTCAAGATGAGGAAGATGGCTGAGCGACATCTGGGTGTGCTCATCCAGAAAGCCGTCATCTCAGTGCCTGCAGAGTTtgatgagagacagaggaacTACACTGTTAAGGCTGCCAACCTTGCTG gCTTGGAGATCCTCCGTGTCATCAATGAGCCCACGGCTGCAGCCATGGCTTATGGCCTGCACAAGGTGGATGTCTTTAACGTCCTGGTGGTCGACCTTGGGGGAGGAACACTGGACGTGTCTCTGCTCAACAAACAGGGCGGCATGTTCTTCACCAGAGCCATGGCAG GAAACAACAAGCTCGGAGGCCAAGACTTCAGCCAGAGGTTGCTGCAGTACACAACAGAGCGAGTACGCCAGGAGTTTGGCATCCCACTCACACTAAAGGAGGACATCCACCGTCTCCGACAGGCCGTGGAAGCAGCCAAACTCAACCTTACCCTTCAACCCAGCGTCACTATCAGGGTGCCCCTGCACCTTCACAACCACGGCAGTTCTGAGACACCTGAAGGTGCCACTTTAGCTCCGGTTCTATTCCAGGCTGTGATCACTCGCGAGTTGTTTGAGGAGCTCAATGACGACCTTTTCCAGAAGATTCTGGCGCCTGTCAAGACTGTGTTAGCTGAGGGCCATTTGGAGAAAGAGGATGTGGATGAGATCGTTCTGGTTGGAGGGTCCACCAGGATACCACGGATTAGGAGACTCATCAGCGAGTACTTCGGGAAGGAGCCCAACACATCGGTAGATCCTGACCTGGCTGTAGTCACAGGTGTGGCCATCCAGGCTGGTATAATGGGCGGCTCCTGGCCTTTACAAGTGAGCGCTATCGAAATACCAAACAAACACTTGCACAAGACGAACTTCAGTTAA